The genomic segment TTTTCCAGTAGAATATAAGAATTCACCTGCTCATATTCAATATATAAACAATGCTGATTCTTATGAACACTTCAAGATAGGCTCCATGGATGTCAATGCCATTCCTTTAAGCCACCCCAATACAGGAAGGGGATATAAATTTACGGAAAATGGAAAATCATTTATATTTATTACAGATAATGAATTAAGGTTCAGGCATCCCGGGGGTTTGCTTTTTGATGATTACCGTAATTTCTGCAAAGGTGCAGATCTTCTTATTCATGATGGTGAATATACGTCTGAAGAATACGGAAATCTCATATCATGGGGGCATTCCTCATATGTTGACGCTTTAGAACTGGCTCTGGAAGCAGGTGTTAAGCGTCTGGGAATATTTCATCTTAACCAGGAGCGGACAGATGAACAGATAGACGAGATAATTAAAGACTGCCAAAGAATTATACAGAAAAAAGGCAGCAGCCTTGAATGCTTTGCTGTAGCCAGAGGCATGAGCTTTACAGTATAAAAAATAAGGAAATAACAAATGCAAGATATTATAAAACAAGCTGCAAAAGATATTTTTTCAGCAAAAAAAGCAGTAGCCCTGACAGGAGCTGGTATTTCTGTTGAGAGCGGTATTCCCCCGTTCAGAGGCAAGGGAGGTATATGGGAAAAGTTTGATCCCATGACCTTTGGTCATATTGATACTTTTGAGAAAAATCCTGCACAGGTCTGGAAGATTCTTATTAAAGATTTAAAAGAGATAATAGACCAGGCAAAACCCAATGATGGTCATAAAGGGCTGGCAGTTCTTGAAAAAATGGGGATACTTAAAACAATAATTACCCAGAATGTAGATGGGCTTCACCAGATGGCAGGCAATACTGATGTAATTGAATTTCATGGTAATTGTGCATGGCAGCGGTGTATGGATTGCGGAAGAAAAATAAAAACAGCAGAAGTTGATATATCTGTAATGCCTCCTAGATGCCAGTGCAGCGGGATCCTAAGGCCTGACTGGGTTTTTTTTGGAGAATCCATTCCCATGGCTTCCCTTCACAGGTCTCAGCAGATAGCTTCAGCCTGTGATCTTATGCTTGTTATAGGAACATCAGCTATTGTACAGCCTGCGGCATATATGCCTGTTATTGCAAAAGAAAATGGCGCTAAGATTATAGAGATCAATCCTGAGGCAACTCCTTTGACTGGAAAAATCAGTGCTTATCTGGTTAAAGGAAAAGCAGGGCAGGTTATGAATGAAATCTTAAAAGAAATGGAACAATTAATATAGAGCAATGGTGATATTAAGCCTATGGACAATCAAAAGAACAACCGCATAGTAAGGATTACCCTTGAACAGCCCAGCCTTAAAAATAATACTGCCGATGCAGACCGCCTGAAAGCAGCTCTTAAAAAAAAAATTTGTACCCAAAATATCCATATTGACCTTAAATTATTAAGACAAATTCCTTTTCTTTTACGTCAATGGGATTACAAGGTCTGCTGTATTTTATTTAAACAGGCTTACCAGTATATTCTTTTGGGGATAAGAGATATAAATGAACAGAAACCTGCTGCTGGAATTGCTGTTGATCTTGGTACAACCCGTGTAGTTTTAAGATTAATTAATCTATCCAATGGTCAGACATTAGGAGAGTTGTCTTTTGATAATCCCCAGATTGAGATCGGGCCTGATATTCTTGCACGGATTCACTATACAGATATAAAACAGGGGC from the Desulfonema limicola genome contains:
- a CDS encoding MBL fold metallo-hydrolase, translated to MYIRCWGSRGSVPVSGKEYVKYGGDTTCIEIRSQDDEIIIVDSGTGIRLLGKQLLEEKRSEFHLIFTHTHWDHIMGFPFFKPFYSPHSKFKMYRIPDARFVKTMLSNMMNPPFFPVEYKNSPAHIQYINNADSYEHFKIGSMDVNAIPLSHPNTGRGYKFTENGKSFIFITDNELRFRHPGGLLFDDYRNFCKGADLLIHDGEYTSEEYGNLISWGHSSYVDALELALEAGVKRLGIFHLNQERTDEQIDEIIKDCQRIIQKKGSSLECFAVARGMSFTV
- a CDS encoding SIR2 family NAD-dependent protein deacylase, which translates into the protein MQDIIKQAAKDIFSAKKAVALTGAGISVESGIPPFRGKGGIWEKFDPMTFGHIDTFEKNPAQVWKILIKDLKEIIDQAKPNDGHKGLAVLEKMGILKTIITQNVDGLHQMAGNTDVIEFHGNCAWQRCMDCGRKIKTAEVDISVMPPRCQCSGILRPDWVFFGESIPMASLHRSQQIASACDLMLVIGTSAIVQPAAYMPVIAKENGAKIIEINPEATPLTGKISAYLVKGKAGQVMNEILKEMEQLI